In Pagrus major chromosome 23, Pma_NU_1.0, the genomic window catcatcatcagcctcaccttcatcatcatcagcctcaccttcaccatcaacagcctcaccttcaccatcaacagcctcaccttcaccatcatcagcctcaccttcatcatcatcatcatcatcagcctcaccttcatcatcatcagcctcaccttcatcatcaacagcctcaccttcaccatcatcagcctcaccttcaccttcaccttcaacagcctcaccttcatcatcatcatcatcatcatcagcctcaccttcatcatcatcagcctcaccttcatcatcaacagcctcaccttcaccatcatcagcctcaccttcaccttcaccttcaacagcctcacgttcatcatcatcatcatcatcagcctcaccttcatcatcaacagcctcaccttcaccatcaacagcctcaccttcaccttcaccatcatcatcttcaccttcaccttcaccatcatcatcttcaccttcaccttcaccttcaccatcatcagcttcaccttcaccttcaccatcaacagcctcaccttcaccatcatcagcctcaccttcatcatcaacagcctcaccttcaccttcaccttcaacagcctcaccttcaccttcaccatcatcaccttcaccttcaccttcaccatcatcatcttcaccttcaccttcaccttcaccatcatcagcttcaccttcaccttcatcatcaacagccacaccttcaccttcaccatcatcaccttcaccttcaccttcaccatcatcatcttcaccttcaccttcaccttcaccatcatcagcttcaccttcaccttcaccttcaccatcatcatcttcaccttcaccttcaccttcaccatcatcagcttcaccttcaccttcatcatcaacagccacaccttcaccatcaccatcatcagcctcaccttcaccttcatcatcaacagccacaccttcaccttcaccatcatcagcctcaccttcaccttcaccatcatcagcctcaccttcaccatcatcagcctcaccttcaccatcaacagcctcaccttcatcatcaacagcctcaccttcaccatcatcagcctcaccttcatcatcaacagcctcaccttcaccatcaacagcctcaccttcaccttcatcagcctcaccttcaccttcaccatcatcagcctcaccttcaccttcaacagcctcaccttcaccttcaccttcaacagcctcacgttcatcatcatcatcatcaacagcctcaccttcaccttcaccatcaacaGCCCCACCTTCTCAAATTATGACCTTTAACCCCTCAAAagtgcttttcacactgcacttaGCCCGGGGATaaaggagccgttagccccgggctaaaggagccgttagccccgggataaaggagccgttagccccgggATAAAGGAGCCGTTAGTCCCGGGCTaaaggagccgttagccccgggctaaaggagccgttagccccgggctaaaggagccgttagccccgggctaaaggagccgttagccccgggctaaaggagccgttagcccggggctaacggctcctttAGCCCGGGGCTAAAGGAGCCGTTAGCTCCAGGCTAAAGGAGCCGTTAGCTCCGGGCTaaaggagccgttagccccgggctaaagGAGCCGTTAGCTCCGGGCTaaaggagccgttagccccgggctaaaggagccgttagccccgggctaaagGAGCGTTCACACTGGTACATTCCAAAGGGGGCTAACGACAACTTCACCCTCAGGCTCGTgtccacaaagcatttctggGTCAGTAAAGCTGTGGTTGTGCTCTCAGGAGCTCTGAGATGAAGCATTTGTGCGCTGAGTGACAAAATGCTGCACATGCGtcttgtctctatgacaacaatatgatttttatttgacatcggAGGATGAGGGTGATGATATGATCCATAGGAGACATAATTACAGTAAATATTATCTCCTcggccaggaaaaagaaaaaagccacGGTGATGCCACCAGACTTTCTGAAAAGATGAGAGATTTTCAACTCGAAGCTGCACAAGGAAGGTGGAGCACAACAATTGGAGAAAGATGATGGCGATAAAGAAAAAACCACCATGTGGACGCAGGGCctcacacagcacagcacagtgaGTTAACCCAGAGCGAGTAGAGGTGCAGTGAGTGGTTTAGCTTGGCTGAGGTTAATTTGGGGTTAACGTTAGCCCAGGGTCAACTGTTAGCATAGAGCTAACAATACGCAGTGTGACAATAGATCCTCTCCGTGTGCTTTAAAAACTCGTGTAGCGTTTCTCATCttttcagtgatgtcacacgtCTTGTTTGGCCACTCAGGGCCTCCGTAGTGACGTGATTACACCGTCACATCCTGCAGCATTGATCGGTCAGTAAAGTTTCTTCCTCTGActgagctgcttcagttgttcatgttcatttaTCTGAAAAATGTCCTCTTATGATTTAATAACCTTTCTCCTGACGCAGTATCGTCTTATTGACtttggttttttaaaaaagacaacaaaaacgtaataataataaaacttgtttattaatgaaaatgaatgaaggaTTACAAAGATATCAGCATCAGAAGGTTGTTAACAggtaaaatgacattttatttaaaagtgttaTTTACTGTCTGACAGTCAGTGTTATTGTCTGTATGAAtgttaaagatgtttttcattaaaGTTAAAGAGCAGCTCGTTGTTCCCTGCAGCAGTAATAAAACACTGAGGGCATCATGTGACATCACCACAAATCAATCAGCATATTGATCTGCTGAGCAGCCTGATGTGACGCAGCACAACTTTATGAATCAAAGAGGCTACAactaacaaaatataaaaaaaacattttctgcagctttttaatattcaactctgtgtgtgtttaaaaacaacaacatttataaTCATATTTTTGACCAGCAGCGGCTCAGTCTTCCTGCCGAGGTGCCCCTgagcaataaataataaaatacgTTTTCTTCTTAAAGATTGattttaaagttgtgtttttattttattgacattttacgTAGATATGTTTTTGATACTCatagttattttttcattgtttttccaaaatttattttcctctttttttaattgccGCGACACATTTTAACCTCCATAAATCTAAACTGATCAAAGATGATCgacttattatttttaatttttatcttttatttgttgtggggtttttttggtcATATTTCTTCACTGTCCtgtaaattcaattaaaaaaactcactACTTGATTGCGCACTACATGTCCCAGAAACCCTTGCGTCAGTAGAGACGTCATATTTCCTCGCCTGTCCTGAACTCTTCCCTCTTCGCACATCGCTCCACTTTTGTCCTCTTTCAGCTCGGCCCGTGAGCTGCAGCTGCCGCCgggcctcagcagcagcaggatgggTCCCGTCGAGGTAAAACTTCTTCATGTTCAGTGAACTGAATTAAAGAATCCGACATTTTAGCCTGAAATCTGCTCCGAGCGCCGGGCTGCGTCCGcgctttgtgttgtgttgttgtcacaAATGTGGCTAGTTACGTTAGCATCCGATACAGTTCTCTGAAGGTAAAATGTGTATCTTACATTTATATCTTAATAAACATTAATTTTAACGTTGATTGATCCATTTTTCTGTCCGTGTTCACTTTCGTAGGAAGAGAGAGAGCGCGTCAGACCAAACTCCGTTCAGAAGTCTGCTAGTTTTATCTTCTCTTGCTGATTAGTAAAGATGTTCAGATATCGTGACAACGATTAATACAAGTTTGTGTTAAAGACAATTTTCTGGTTAATTCGGCTTGTGGTTGATTCAGTTATCAGGTAAAAGTCAGCTCCGTTCACTGCTGGGAGGACGTGGCTACTTACGTTAGCAACTGATTCAGTTCTTCAAAGCTCTAATGGATAACACAGCGTCAGACCAAACCCCGTTCAGAATTCTGCTAAATCTATCTTTTCTTGCTTATTAGTAAAAATAATCAGATGGCATCACAACTGTAAATGCACGTTTGTGTTAAAGTAAGTTTCCTGATTTATTCGGCTTGTGGTTGAATTAGTTATCAGGCCGTTACAGGCGAAAGTCGGCTCCATTCACTGCTGATAGGTCGTGTCTGACACAAACTGTGGAAAAATGCATCAGTGAGACCTCAGGTGTCTACTAACACATGCACCTGACTGAAAGACGAGCACGCCCCCTTCACATTAATGAACACATCTTAGCAATGTGTTCAAAATGTTCCTGACATGATCCATTAAAAGTCAGATGTACTGGGTGGATTTCTTCACAGATGGAAACAGCGATAAAGCTGAGTGAACCcatttaatgttaaataaacacaacattatgaacattcagtttcacaaacatacttaatgtttttattccttCACTGGTTTCCAAAAATctaatacataaaaacatagaATCGTgtttaaatgaacttttaacATATAATCTGCTGATATTTCTCTCTGTCATGACGTCATGATACTTACTGCAGTGGTGGCTTCTTCATACGACCACTAGATGGCGCCAAACTGCAAAATACAATCTTACCCATTTTTCAACTCTTTTTATTCTATATTCAACTTGTGTTGATGTAATAAAATACAATCGATACATTTctaacatgttgtgttttgcagcTCCTCCACATGTCGGTTTTCTCTCAGAGCTTTTCTCCCTGCGGTCGATATCTGGCAGCAGGAAACAACTACGGAGAGATCGCCCTCTTCAGGTCAGAGCTCATTAAAACGACTGTGACGATGTGTTAATGATGaataattattaatgaatattCACTGTGTTGAACTGTTGCAGcctgtctgcagctctgagtCCAGAAGCCACCGTCCTGAGTCAGAAGCCTGTTCTCACCTTCACAGGTGAGTGAAGGAACCACGATGTTCTTCAGTCAGTTTGATTAATAAACCTTTGATGTTATATTTTATGTGTCGTCATGGTGACATGTACAGTTTTAATTTTCCTTTGTTCAACAGATTTattacaacaaaatgttttttaaattctgcctttaatgaacattttatgagaaatgtcatttaaaatcctTCAGATCAAGTTTAGTTCAAATGTGTCGACCGTAAGCTTTCAAACGTCagatattagcatgctaacgttagctactcaGTTAgtgtctgtaaacacacacacctcatctcTACATGAGAACTAGTCTGTGAGCTGCAGCCTGTTTCAGTTTAGTGATGATAAAACTAAACTTAATAAActctgacaaacacatttttcttcttttcgtCTCCTCGTTCAGCTCATGAAGGTCCCGTCTTCACTCTCATCTCCACCGACTGTCACCTCCTCAGTGCAGGAAACGGAGAGATCAGCGCCTGGAGCTGGACCGAGCTCATCAAGAAGGTGACTGTcactttaaataaacaacaacaacaacaacaactcgtccagaaaaacaacataaatatgGAGACACTGTCAGACTCTGATCGATGAACTGTTTGAGTTTAacttctctttgtttcctcaGAACGTCAAACCTCTGTGGACAAAAAGACCCAACTACAagttagacacacacactgtttacttcctgtctgtccgtctgtcgtGCACTCACTGACGTCTTtgttgtgtctctgtcctcaggtccagTCTGGAGATCCCAGAGATCAACGCAATGATCATCAACCCCAGGGTGAGTGACTCCTCCTTCAGCTGACCTGAGACGGCTTCATAACGACTGAACGATGTCTTTGACTGTGGACACATGACACCAACTGCCTGTCTTCTTGATATTTCAGGATAATAGTCTCGTAGTCGGAGGAGGAGACAATAACGTCCACATCCTGGACCTGGAACACGGAGTCTTCAAGGTCAGTCATGGAGATCCtggaataaacagaataaatagtctgtgttcagtttgtgttgagttaaacttttaaaggagcagttcaccccaAAAGTAAAAtccagctgtgtggagacatctgatgtttaaatcatctccagctgcttcagctgttcagcagaacgctgcaactctgtttcactgtgaagctccagaaatgttctgtggaaaCTATATATCagcagagtaactgctaactgctgccaactctAGCTTCTgatagctagttagcatgtTTAGCTGTGAAGCTAGCAGTCCAAACTTGGAGCTCGGGGGCACCAGGGACGTGTTAGTGTTCTCACtgccagcacaggagctttggacccgGATAGGGTCAGAATGGTAAACGTGTCGCCGCACAGTACatgatgtcataatgtcagaaCGGTTTCTTCAcgttctgttgatcattttaggaagttctgaatgttttcaacaaaaattctGACACATTGAACCTTTAACATCCTTCTCTTAGTTTAGTCACATGAGGTCAGAGGAACCTGGACGAGAGATGAGACGAACAACTAAAtacttcagtttgttttgattcagtGTCAGTCTGACAATCAGCAAATTATTGTTtaactgatttttgtttttaaaaataacaacaactttGTGACAATTGTGAAatcagaaatgttgtttttgtgtagcGGTCATGAGCGTCGACAGTCGACcacagattgtgtgtgtgtgtgtgtgtgtgtgtgtgtgtgtgtgtgtgtgtgtgtgtgtgtgtgtgtccagctgaCCTCTCTCTTGTCTTCAGTCGGTCCTTCAGGGTCACACCGACTACAtccactgtgtgagtgtgagagagcgGGAGGCAGACATCCTGTCAGGGGGCGAGGACGGCGCCGTGAGGATCTGGGGTGAGTGAGGACGGCGGCCATGTTGGTCCACCATTTATCACCAGATATTTgtagacaggaagtcacaatgctatgtggtggtggtggtgatgatgatgatgatgatgatgatgatgatgatgatgatgatgatgatgatgtcgtGTTGTTCAGACAGCAGGATGGATCAGTCTGTTCACTGCATCGAGGTTTACAAGTACGAGGtgagaaaacactgctgctgtctctttGTTCACTTCTAAAATCAAAGTGAACCACATGAatagagtctgtgtgtgtctgtctgtctgtgtgtgtgtgtgtgtgtgtgtgtgtgtgtctgtctgtgtgtgtttcagagctgTGCTAGGCCTCAGTATGGTAAATGGATCAGCTGTGTGACCACCGACTCTGACTGGATGgtgagaaaacaacacacactcacactcacactcacacacactcacactcacactcacacacacacacacacacacaaacacacacacacacacacacactctgactgtgtgttgttgttctgtctcCAGCTGTGTGGTGGAggtccgtctctgtctctgtggcaCCTCCGCTCTCTGTCCCCGACCTCCATCTTTCCCCTGACAGGCTGCCAGAGACAAGCTGCCTTCCACCAGGAcatggtgagtgtgtgtgtgtgtgtgtgtgctattacactgtgtgtgtgtgtgtgtgtgtgtgtgtgttattatactgtgtgtgtgtgtgtgtgttattacactgtgtgtgtgtgtgtgtgtgtgtgtgtgtgttattatactgtgtgtgtgtgtgtgttattacactgtgtgtgtgtgcgtgcgtgtgtgtgtgtgtgtgctattatactgtgtgtgttattacactgtgtgtgtgtgtgtgttattacactgtgtgtgtgtgtgtgtgtgtgtgttattacactgtgtgtgtgtgtgtgtgtgtgtgttattatactgtgtgtgttattacagtttgttttaaagtgtttgttaaaatgtgtggcgtagtgtgtcacagtgtgttaCACAATGTGCATGCATTTACAAGCTGTTAACATCATTCTCGTCCTCCTcgtcgtcctcgtcctcctcctcctgtagATCCTGGCTGTAGGTGATGGTCCGTTCGTGTCTCACTGTCTGCTGGGTGGAGAAGTCAAAGCTCAGATCCCCTGTACACCACAGAGCCtcaacacactgcagctcaacaccaacagcaccgaGCACAGGGTGAGACACTGAACGCACCACAATCTCACTGAGCGCAGGGTGAGACAGTGAACGCACCACAATCTCACTGAGCGCAGGGTGAGACACTGAACAgggaaaaaagctgaaaataagGAAGAAATGCACCCTGGGAGTTGTAGTCCTCCTTCAGTTTTAGACTTCTTGACCAGCCTCATGTCCTTCAGAAGCTTTGATGTCAGACTGTTTAATGAAACCGTCCTGActttggtctgtgtgtgttccaggTGCTGACAGCAGGAGGCAGCAGTGATCACATCGACGTGTTCACCAACCTGTCCTACAGAGCCTTCTCACTCAgcttctgacacacacacacacacacacacacacacacacacacacacacacacacacacacacacacacagtgctgacaTGTAcgagtgtttgtgtattttcacTGTTGTTAGAAACTCACCTCACAGCTTTTGTATCATGTAgtctgaaaataataaaatatttttgtctcattttataaaacaactgtcgtcttcttcttcttcttcttcttcttcttcttcttcttcttcttctctta contains:
- the thoc6 gene encoding THO complex subunit 6 homolog isoform X1, whose translation is MGPVELLHMSVFSQSFSPCGRYLAAGNNYGEIALFSLSAALSPEATVLSQKPVLTFTAHEGPVFTLISTDCHLLSAGNGEISAWSWTELIKKNVKPLWTKRPNYKSSLEIPEINAMIINPRDNSLVVGGGDNNVHILDLEHGVFKSVLQGHTDYIHCVSVREREADILSGGEDGAVRIWDSRMDQSVHCIEVYKYESCARPQYGKWISCVTTDSDWMLCGGGPSLSLWHLRSLSPTSIFPLTGCQRQAAFHQDMILAVGDGPFVSHCLLGGEVKAQIPCTPQSLNTLQLNTNSTEHRVLTAGGSSDHIDVFTNLSYRAFSLSF
- the thoc6 gene encoding THO complex subunit 6 homolog isoform X2: MSVFSQSFSPCGRYLAAGNNYGEIALFSLSAALSPEATVLSQKPVLTFTAHEGPVFTLISTDCHLLSAGNGEISAWSWTELIKKNVKPLWTKRPNYKSSLEIPEINAMIINPRDNSLVVGGGDNNVHILDLEHGVFKSVLQGHTDYIHCVSVREREADILSGGEDGAVRIWDSRMDQSVHCIEVYKYESCARPQYGKWISCVTTDSDWMLCGGGPSLSLWHLRSLSPTSIFPLTGCQRQAAFHQDMILAVGDGPFVSHCLLGGEVKAQIPCTPQSLNTLQLNTNSTEHRVLTAGGSSDHIDVFTNLSYRAFSLSF